The stretch of DNA TCAAAATAAAGGAGATAAAAACCATATAATGGTTAAGTCTTAGCGATAAAAAAATAGATTTAAGCAGATGAAAATATCAAATAACTGGCTGAGAGATTACATAAAGACGGAATTGAAAACTGAAAGAATCGGTGAGTTCCTTACAGATATTGGTCTTGAGGTTGAAGGGATAGATAAATTTGAAAGTGTAAAAGGAAGCTTAGAGGGAATTGTAGTAGGTAAAGTCTTAACCTGCGAAAAACACCCGAATGCTGACAAACTAAAGAAAACAACAGTAGACATAGGAAACGGAAAGATACTTAATATCGTTTGCGGTGCACCCAATGTGGCCGAGGGCCAGACCGTTCCTGTAGCAGTTGTTGGGACAAAAATCTACGATAAGACCGGAAACTTTTTTGAAATCAAAGAAGCAAAGATCAGAGGGGAGGTTTCACAAGGAATGATTTGTGCTGAAGATGAGCTGGGTCTGAGTGAAGATCACGGTGGTATTATGGTGCTGGATGAAGCCCAATATGAAGTTGGAAAAAACTTTGCCGATTATTTTGAATTGACGAATGATGAGGTTATTGAAATTGGTTTAACACCAAACAGAACTGATGCGATGTCACATTATGGCGTGGCAAGAGATTTATATGCTTTTCTTTCTACCAATCAGCAAAAAGCACAATTTGAAAAAGTAGCTTCAGAACCTTTAAATAATGAAGGCTCTCACAGCTTTACATTAGAGGTTGAAGATGCTGATCTATGCCCAAGGTATATCGGAGCAGTAATTGAAGATGTAAAAGTTGCCGAATCTCCGATTTGGTTAAAAAACAGGCTACAAGCAATCGGATTAAACCCGATTAACAATATCGTTGATATAACGAATTATATCCTTCACGGATATGGACAGCCGCTTCACGCTTTTGATGCAGATAAAATTGCAGATAAAAAAGTGAAAGTAGGAACTGTTAAAAAAGGAACCAAATTCACAACATTAGATGGTGTTGAAAGGACTTTAAATGGGACTGAGGTTATAATCAAAGATGGAAAAGATCATCCGATGTGTATTGCCGGAGTTTTTGGTGGTGCCCAGTCGGGAGTTTCCAATGAAACAAAAACTATTTTCCTTGAAAGTGCATATTTCAATCCTGTAGCTGTCAGAAAAGGAGCTAAATTTCATGGCTTGAATACGGATGCTTCTTTCAGGTTTGAAAGAGGGGTAGACCCTAACATTACAAGAACAGCGATTACTCATGCTATCAAAATGATTCAGGAAATAGCTGGCGGAAAACTGATAGGAGAATTATTGGAAGAATATCCTAAGAAAATTGAAGACAGCTATGTTATCATAAGATTCTCTAAAATTGAACAGATTTTAGGAACTAAAATTCACAGAGAGAAAGTAAAAGAAATTTTAAAAGCTCTTGAGATAAAAGTTTTAAATGAAATTCAAAACGGATTGGAGATCTCTGTTCCGGCTTACAGAGCTGATGTAACAAGAGAAATTGACGTTATTGAAGAGATTTTAAGAATCTATGGATATAATAAAATTGATGCTCCACAAAAGATTTCATTTACTCCGGTGAAGCTAAGTGCTAATGATCAGGATGAATTGGAAAACAGTTGGGCAAGAACTTTACAGGGCTTAGGCTTCAATGAAGTAATGAATAACTCATTAACTTCTGTAAAAGATGAAACCGATGCTGTGAAATTATTAAATCCATTGAGCAGCGATTTAGCGTTTATGAGAAAGTCTTTATTGGAAGGACTTCTTCAGAATGCAATCTATAATATCAACAGGAAGAATCAGGATATTAAATTTTTCGAATTCGGGAAAATTTATCATAAAAGAGCTCAGTACGAAGAAAGAAAACAATTGGCTATTTTGGTTAGCGGAAGAGATGTTGCAGAGAACTGGCTAAAGCCGAAATCCACTACTGACTTCTATAACCTGAAAGCGTACGTTAAGGTTCTATTGGAAAAATTAGCTATCGATTACAAAGAAGTGGCTTTATCTGATGAAAGATTCTCTGATGCGTTGGCTTATGAAGCAGATGGAAAAACTTTAGTAAGAATCGGAAAAGTTGCGGCAGGGCTATTGAAAGACTTCGATATCGATCAGGATTGTTTCTATGCTGAAATTGAACTTGAATTGGCTCAGGAGCTTCGTTCTACGAATGAATTGAAATTCAAGGATATTCCTAAATTTAATAAAATCAGAAGAGATTTAGCTTTATTGATTGATAAAAATATTACTTATCAGGAGTTATATCAGACTGCTCAAAAGAACAAGTCTCCATTCATTAAAAATATCAATTTATTTGATGTTTATGAAGGGAAGAACTTACCGGAAGGGAAGAAGTCGTATGCAATGAGTTTTGAACTTTTAAATGAAGAGAAAACTTTAGAGGAAAAAGAAATTTCGGAAGTAATGGACTCTTTAATCAAATCTTTCCAGAAGGAATTCAATGCTGAATTGAGATCATAAGAATGTATTCTATATCATAATATTAAACGGGCTTTAGCCCGTTTTTTTTGTTTCTGAAATCCTGAACTTTTTATGCTTTTGGCTAAAGCCCTTTGGAAGGGAGGAGAATAAGTGAGCGGACTAAAGCCCATTTCTATTGATAGCATGAGATATATAGTAAATTCAATTTTAATAATATCAATAGAGGTGGGTTTTAACCCACCTTTAATAATTATCCACCAATTCGGTTTTAGCTAAAACTTAGACTCACCACACTAAGAAATAAATTACAGATGCAAAGGATGCGTGAATAATAAAATCCTTTGAAAACCGTTTAAATAATATAATTTCCGTAAATTTGATCAAATCAAAAAAGAAAAAAATGAAAAATCTTTTTTTAAGTATAAGTGCAGCCTTGATTTTGGCATCGTGTGGAACTATGTCAAGTCCATCTGCATCGAAAGTGGGAAAATCCCAGCCTTCATTAGCCAATACCAAATGGACGCTGGCAGATAATGTAAAAGGAAAAATTCCTACCCTGAATATTGAAGGAGAAAAAATCACTGGAAACGCAGGATGTAATAATTATTTTGGAACGGTACAGCTGGATGCTGCTACAGGTAATTTTGCTGCCGGACAAATGGGATCTACAAGAATGGCTTGTGATAATATGAATGTAGAGCAGAACTTTATGGATATGATGGGGAAAGCCAATAAATATGTGATTTCGGGAAATACACTGGAACTGTACAAAGACAATTTATTATTATTGAAATTTAATAAATCAGAATAAAATAAAAGGAACTCGATTGAGTTCCTTTTTTATGCTTTAATGTTATTTCTTATTCTTCTTCCTCTTCATCGTACTTAGCCAATTCCTCATCACACCATTTGAAAGCAGCTTCTACCACTTTAGTAGCTTCATCTGCCATCGTTTCTTCATCATCTCCTTCCAAATCATCCAGCCACTCAACTTCTTCTTCCTCAACGTTTAAGATAAATCTTGGATATTCTGTATGAACCACGAATAAATCTTCAGGAAATTCCGAATTATCTGCTAATAAAAACTTTGGTAATTTCATTTTTTTAATGTTTTAACTTTCTCAAAGATAATAAAATTATTGGTATTTGTTCTTGTCGATTATAATTTTTTGTAAAACTTTATACCTGGTGAGTGTTGTTTTCTGAAGGGTATCTTTAGGCTTGAAAGTCAGGCTTATCTGAGGATTAACTGTGCTTATTAATTCGGCAACCTGTATCTTTTCTAAATCTTCAGTAGTTTCCAGGTAAAATTTTATCGGTATGTCAGACATATTTTCAGATGTTAAGAACTGCTGAATAGATTTTCTGTTTTCAAGATAATTCCCTTTGGAAAGCCAGGTAAAGAGTACACCGGATATGAGACTTAATGCGCCAATAGCATACACCTTCCAATTAAAAATATTAAATAACATTTTAAAATAAACTAACCAGATCGGAAAGCTGAAAGGAGCTAGTAGCCGATAATCCAAGGGGTTGACGGGATAAAAGTACTGAACAAAGTAAGAGCAGACTGTACCCGATATGCCAATGGTAATGAAGAATTGATCACTTTCTGAAAGCTTGTTTTTAGTAAATAGAAA from Chryseobacterium piperi encodes:
- the pheT gene encoding phenylalanine--tRNA ligase subunit beta, producing MKISNNWLRDYIKTELKTERIGEFLTDIGLEVEGIDKFESVKGSLEGIVVGKVLTCEKHPNADKLKKTTVDIGNGKILNIVCGAPNVAEGQTVPVAVVGTKIYDKTGNFFEIKEAKIRGEVSQGMICAEDELGLSEDHGGIMVLDEAQYEVGKNFADYFELTNDEVIEIGLTPNRTDAMSHYGVARDLYAFLSTNQQKAQFEKVASEPLNNEGSHSFTLEVEDADLCPRYIGAVIEDVKVAESPIWLKNRLQAIGLNPINNIVDITNYILHGYGQPLHAFDADKIADKKVKVGTVKKGTKFTTLDGVERTLNGTEVIIKDGKDHPMCIAGVFGGAQSGVSNETKTIFLESAYFNPVAVRKGAKFHGLNTDASFRFERGVDPNITRTAITHAIKMIQEIAGGKLIGELLEEYPKKIEDSYVIIRFSKIEQILGTKIHREKVKEILKALEIKVLNEIQNGLEISVPAYRADVTREIDVIEEILRIYGYNKIDAPQKISFTPVKLSANDQDELENSWARTLQGLGFNEVMNNSLTSVKDETDAVKLLNPLSSDLAFMRKSLLEGLLQNAIYNINRKNQDIKFFEFGKIYHKRAQYEERKQLAILVSGRDVAENWLKPKSTTDFYNLKAYVKVLLEKLAIDYKEVALSDERFSDALAYEADGKTLVRIGKVAAGLLKDFDIDQDCFYAEIELELAQELRSTNELKFKDIPKFNKIRRDLALLIDKNITYQELYQTAQKNKSPFIKNINLFDVYEGKNLPEGKKSYAMSFELLNEEKTLEEKEISEVMDSLIKSFQKEFNAELRS
- a CDS encoding META domain-containing protein, with product MKNLFLSISAALILASCGTMSSPSASKVGKSQPSLANTKWTLADNVKGKIPTLNIEGEKITGNAGCNNYFGTVQLDAATGNFAAGQMGSTRMACDNMNVEQNFMDMMGKANKYVISGNTLELYKDNLLLLKFNKSE